One genomic window of Hymenobacter sp. J193 includes the following:
- a CDS encoding PKD domain-containing protein has product MTFRVRNGVYNEQVKLGQVSGASATAPIVFESESGDSTKATLHYQVSNPGNDFTLSVDGSSYISFRKLGLQRSNGTKCVVASNGAHHLTFTHSRIQGPLDFTGSASAPVQEIRLEKNAFALTNYNEGIQAIRIQYFRNLTVTGNKIQVHGATGTSTYALLTLNGQTALLADNSIAVGNSSSVQTVYGLYSSSCTDVQVLRNQIRLTGGQSDSYYGILMNSSSGQTEVRGNQIGNLPGQLSNQFTRGISATSNTGNLLIESNHIEYANMGIYAASSNTGVLRIANDTIRNVQSGIMASLGSNGNSTLTHNLIENVTGGVGLQAFGGTGQITSNKIINLTGATGLYLDGSNCLAANNFIQAGGVGFAKGITNAGSDNRIVFNSVHITSSDAVNGRAFELTSGSNLTVKNNIFANTGSGYAAYLSSNLSGTNDWDYNNYYAASGKLGFANGTTQADLVAWKAIIGKEAHSKATNPFFTSRTDLSINQILLNGAATTVANVTTDIDGATRGSTADIGAKEYTPCSPDVGVNTFVSLSNPLAPGSQAVRVQLQNQSQSSLNSAVINWSVNGVAQPAYKWTGSLAGAENTTTTLGNYSFQAGRFYSIKAWATTPNSQPACNALNDTATIKDLATPLCGLYTIGGTNPDFTTFTEAVTALNNAGVTCGVTFRVRNGVYNEQVKLGQVSGASATAPIVFESESGDSTKATLHYQVSNPGNDFTLSVDGSSYISFRKLGLQRSNGTKCVVASNGAHHLTFTHSRIQGPLDFTGSASAPVQEIRLEKNAFALTNYNEGIQAIRIQYFRNLTVTGNKIQVHGATGTSTYALLTLNGQTALLADNSIAVGNSSSVQTVYGLYSSSCTDVQVLRNQIRLTGGQSDSYYGILMNSSSGQTEVRGNQIGNLPGQLSNQFTRGISATSNTGNLLIESNHIEYANMGIYAASSNTGVLRIANDTIRNVQSGIMASLGSNGNSTLTHNLIENVTGGVGLQAFGGTGQITSNKIINLTGATGLYLDGSNCLAANNFIQAGGVGFAKGITNAGSDNRIVFNSVHITSSDAVNGRAFELTSGSNLTVKNNIFANTGSGYAAYLSSNLSGTNDWDYNNYYAASGKLGFTNGTTQNSLSSWRQTLKIDPNSSAVNPFYKSNTELRPLQRFINGAGIASSGVTLDIDGELRNGSAPDVGGDEFTVDFGITRLVSPTLDCNLGSSEPVTVNIAQYGDIPLLNLKVAYQVNKGTIYTDIIPGSTANDIAYTFKQPQDLGTDGVYSFKIWLVDANDDNINNDTLRIDRYKKPSPSVNFTYVTDCANQPVKFSGSASISTGSISRYEWLFGDGDSASVKSPIHAYAKSGTYTVTMRAYSKEGCYSAISKAVTVTETPQAAFTASNSCFGSGITFTNTSTIGSGTMSYSWKFGDGQTSTAQHPTHTYAKAGTYKVELTTTGSAGCSTTSTTMVTVYPLPVVTTTPTGTITIVKGSKTTLKANDGFTSYRWSDGQPYQEAVISTPGTYTVTVTDKNGCQATSAAVTVQLAPEPTVNLGADVTMCEGQSKTLTAAAGFKSYKWNTGATTASITVTSAGTYSVTVEDAYGQQASDEVVVTVTTLSNISFTGLNTAYCATAGNATLAGTPAGGTFSGTGIVNGNQFSPSTAGPGIHTITYRYTNTSGCQGTATQQVTVNPVLSAPVATGASRCGTGTVTLKASGSSGTYAWYATASSTTVLSTNASFVTPSLSATTTYYVQASFNARMPQQPGECYGHY; this is encoded by the coding sequence GTGACTTTCCGCGTGCGCAATGGCGTGTATAATGAGCAGGTCAAGCTGGGCCAGGTCAGTGGTGCCTCGGCCACAGCCCCCATCGTGTTTGAATCCGAGAGCGGGGACAGCACTAAAGCCACGCTGCATTATCAGGTAAGCAATCCGGGCAATGATTTTACCCTGTCCGTGGATGGCTCCAGCTATATCAGCTTCCGTAAGCTAGGCCTGCAGCGCAGCAATGGCACCAAGTGCGTAGTGGCTAGTAACGGCGCGCATCACCTGACTTTTACCCACAGTAGGATCCAAGGGCCACTCGATTTTACTGGCAGTGCCAGTGCTCCTGTACAGGAAATTCGCCTCGAGAAGAATGCTTTTGCACTCACCAATTATAACGAAGGGATACAGGCTATCCGTATCCAATACTTCCGCAACCTGACCGTTACCGGCAATAAGATACAGGTACATGGCGCCACCGGTACCAGCACCTATGCACTGCTTACTCTAAATGGGCAAACAGCCCTCTTGGCGGATAACAGCATTGCTGTTGGCAATAGCAGTTCGGTACAGACTGTTTATGGCCTTTATTCCTCGTCGTGTACAGATGTCCAAGTGTTGCGCAATCAGATTCGCCTCACAGGGGGCCAATCAGATTCTTACTACGGCATTTTAATGAATAGCTCTAGTGGGCAGACAGAGGTTCGGGGCAACCAGATAGGTAATCTACCAGGTCAGCTATCTAATCAGTTTACCAGAGGTATATCTGCGACAAGCAATACCGGTAACCTATTGATAGAAAGCAACCATATCGAATATGCTAACATGGGCATTTATGCTGCCAGTTCCAATACTGGCGTTCTGCGTATTGCCAATGACACTATCCGCAACGTACAAAGCGGCATTATGGCCAGCCTGGGCAGCAATGGCAACTCCACGCTGACTCACAATCTCATCGAAAATGTAACAGGAGGAGTTGGCCTCCAGGCTTTCGGTGGTACGGGACAAATAACCAGCAATAAAATTATCAACCTGACCGGCGCAACCGGTCTGTACCTGGATGGCTCCAACTGTCTAGCTGCCAACAATTTTATTCAAGCTGGCGGAGTAGGTTTTGCCAAAGGCATCACCAATGCGGGCTCTGATAACCGCATTGTCTTCAACTCGGTCCATATCACCAGTTCAGATGCTGTTAACGGCCGGGCCTTTGAGTTGACCAGTGGCAGCAATCTAACGGTCAAAAACAACATCTTCGCCAACACCGGCAGCGGCTACGCCGCCTACCTGAGCAGTAACCTCAGCGGCACCAACGACTGGGACTACAATAACTACTACGCCGCCTCCGGCAAGCTTGGCTTCGCTAATGGAACCACGCAAGCAGACTTGGTTGCATGGAAGGCCATTATAGGAAAAGAGGCTCATAGTAAAGCAACAAACCCTTTTTTCACTTCACGCACAGATTTAAGCATCAATCAAATTCTGCTTAATGGCGCAGCAACAACGGTAGCGAATGTAACGACCGATATTGATGGCGCAACACGAGGTAGCACTGCTGACATTGGTGCTAAGGAATACACACCCTGTAGCCCCGATGTAGGTGTAAATACTTTTGTTAGTTTAAGCAATCCGCTTGCGCCAGGTAGTCAAGCTGTTCGTGTGCAATTGCAGAATCAAAGCCAGAGCTCTCTTAATTCCGCGGTAATCAACTGGTCAGTAAATGGAGTGGCACAACCTGCATACAAGTGGACAGGTTCGTTAGCAGGTGCAGAGAATACGACCACAACGCTTGGGAATTACAGTTTTCAAGCAGGCCGATTCTATTCTATTAAAGCGTGGGCTACTACACCCAATAGTCAGCCGGCTTGTAATGCTTTGAATGACACGGCCACTATAAAGGATCTGGCAACTCCCCTGTGTGGCCTCTACACGATAGGGGGGACGAATCCAGACTTCACCACTTTTACGGAAGCGGTAACGGCGCTGAACAATGCGGGGGTGACCTGCGGGGTGACTTTCCGCGTGCGCAATGGCGTGTATAATGAGCAGGTCAAGCTGGGCCAGGTCAGTGGTGCCTCGGCCACAGCCCCCATCGTGTTTGAATCCGAGAGCGGGGACAGCACTAAAGCCACGCTGCATTATCAGGTAAGCAATCCGGGCAATGATTTTACCCTGTCCGTGGATGGCTCCAGCTATATCAGCTTCCGTAAGCTAGGCCTGCAGCGCAGCAATGGCACCAAGTGCGTAGTGGCTAGTAACGGCGCGCATCACCTGACTTTTACCCACAGTAGGATCCAAGGGCCACTCGATTTTACTGGCAGTGCCAGTGCTCCTGTACAGGAAATTCGCCTCGAGAAGAATGCTTTTGCACTCACCAATTATAACGAAGGGATACAGGCTATCCGTATCCAATACTTCCGCAACCTGACCGTTACCGGCAATAAGATACAGGTACATGGCGCCACCGGTACCAGCACCTATGCACTGCTTACTCTAAATGGGCAAACAGCCCTCTTGGCGGATAACAGCATTGCTGTTGGCAATAGCAGTTCGGTACAGACTGTTTATGGCCTTTATTCCTCGTCGTGTACAGATGTCCAAGTGTTGCGCAATCAGATTCGCCTCACAGGGGGCCAATCAGATTCTTACTACGGCATTTTAATGAATAGCTCTAGTGGGCAGACAGAGGTTCGGGGCAACCAGATAGGTAATCTACCAGGTCAGCTATCTAATCAGTTTACCAGAGGTATATCTGCGACAAGCAATACCGGTAACCTATTGATAGAAAGCAACCATATCGAATATGCTAACATGGGCATTTATGCTGCCAGTTCCAATACTGGCGTTCTGCGTATTGCCAATGACACTATCCGCAACGTACAAAGCGGCATTATGGCCAGCCTGGGCAGCAATGGCAACTCCACGCTGACTCACAATCTCATCGAAAATGTAACAGGAGGAGTTGGCCTCCAGGCTTTCGGTGGTACGGGACAAATAACCAGCAATAAAATTATCAACCTGACCGGCGCAACCGGTCTGTACCTGGATGGCTCCAACTGTCTAGCTGCCAACAATTTTATTCAAGCTGGCGGAGTAGGTTTTGCCAAAGGCATCACCAATGCGGGCTCTGATAACCGCATTGTCTTCAACTCGGTCCATATCACCAGTTCAGATGCTGTTAACGGCCGGGCCTTTGAGTTGACCAGTGGCAGCAATCTAACGGTCAAAAACAACATCTTCGCCAACACCGGCAGCGGCTACGCCGCCTACCTGAGCAGTAACCTCAGCGGCACCAACGACTGGGACTACAATAACTACTACGCCGCCTCCGGCAAGCTTGGCTTCACTAATGGAACCACGCAAAACAGCCTGAGCAGCTGGCGGCAAACGTTGAAGATTGACCCCAATTCCAGCGCCGTTAACCCCTTCTATAAGTCGAACACGGAGCTACGGCCTCTGCAGCGCTTTATTAACGGGGCTGGCATTGCTTCATCAGGTGTTACGCTGGATATCGATGGGGAACTCCGCAACGGTTCTGCGCCCGACGTAGGCGGTGATGAGTTTACGGTAGACTTCGGTATTACCCGTCTGGTAAGTCCCACGCTGGACTGCAACCTGGGCAGCAGTGAGCCAGTGACGGTGAACATTGCTCAGTACGGGGATATACCACTACTCAACCTGAAGGTGGCTTACCAAGTTAACAAGGGCACCATCTATACAGATATCATTCCGGGTAGCACGGCCAATGATATTGCCTACACTTTCAAGCAGCCCCAGGATTTGGGCACGGATGGGGTGTATAGTTTCAAGATCTGGCTCGTAGATGCCAACGATGACAACATCAATAACGACACGCTGCGCATTGACCGCTACAAGAAGCCGAGCCCAAGCGTAAACTTTACCTACGTAACGGACTGCGCAAACCAGCCTGTAAAGTTCTCTGGTTCGGCCAGCATCAGCACAGGTAGCATTTCTCGGTACGAGTGGTTGTTCGGGGATGGGGACTCCGCCTCGGTGAAAAGCCCCATCCACGCCTATGCAAAGTCAGGTACTTACACTGTGACAATGCGGGCTTACTCCAAAGAGGGCTGCTACAGCGCTATTAGCAAGGCTGTAACGGTCACCGAAACGCCCCAGGCGGCCTTCACGGCCAGCAACTCCTGCTTCGGCTCGGGTATCACGTTTACCAATACCAGCACCATCGGCTCGGGTACAATGAGCTACAGCTGGAAGTTTGGGGATGGCCAAACCTCCACAGCGCAGCATCCCACGCATACCTATGCCAAAGCGGGTACTTATAAGGTAGAGCTCACGACCACTGGCAGCGCCGGCTGCAGCACTACCAGTACTACCATGGTGACGGTATATCCGCTCCCCGTGGTTACTACCACGCCTACCGGGACCATCACTATTGTAAAAGGCTCGAAAACGACGCTGAAGGCCAATGATGGATTTACGTCCTACCGCTGGTCGGATGGGCAGCCCTACCAGGAAGCGGTGATTTCGACGCCAGGCACCTACACAGTGACGGTAACCGATAAAAACGGGTGCCAGGCCACTTCGGCTGCCGTAACAGTACAACTAGCTCCGGAACCTACGGTGAACCTGGGTGCCGATGTGACGATGTGCGAAGGCCAAAGCAAAACACTGACAGCGGCCGCTGGCTTCAAATCTTATAAGTGGAATACCGGTGCCACTACCGCTTCTATTACCGTCACCTCGGCCGGCACCTACAGCGTGACGGTAGAAGATGCCTATGGCCAGCAGGCTTCGGATGAGGTGGTAGTAACGGTCACAACCCTCTCTAACATCAGCTTTACGGGC